The following is a genomic window from Spirosoma foliorum.
TTCGTCGTACCAAAATACTTCTGAGCCATCCGATCGCTCAGGACAACCGTGTTAGGGTTGTTGAGCGCCGTTTGCGAGCTGCCGCTTTCCCAATTGAAATCGAACAATCGGAAATATTCGGGCTCTGCGAAGGCCACCACTCCATCGCCCTCCTGAAACTTTTTGGCGGGCACTCCCGATTTTTCCCCCACGGTTACCACCACATTCGTAATGCGGTTAACCATCGTGACGTCATGTTTTAAATTCGGGTAATCGTTTCGAAGGGCAGCCAGGGCAGGCAACGGAATGCCCGCCTGCCGTCGGTCGTCATTTGATTTCTTGTTGTAGGAAACAAGTCGGTACGTTTGGTTGGCCTGCGCATTGTGTTTATCAAAGCTTAATTCGTAGCGAATAGCCAGAAACAGTAGTAGACAACAGGCCAGGCTGAGGGTTAGTCCCAGCACATTGATGACCGAATAACTCCAGTTGCGCTTCAGGGCGCGGAGGGCAGTAGTTAGATAACTTTTAAGCATGATTTTGTGGGGTTAGAGACAACGCATGCGTTGTCTCTACGTCGGCGTTTCTATTCCGTTTTTAAACTTTTAACAGGATTCATCAGGGCGGTGGCAATCGTTTTGCTACCAATGGAAACTAAAACCAGACACAAGACTAATAGGGCAGGCACCGCAAAAAGCCACCAGCTTAGTTCGATACGAGCCGCGTAATTCGCCAGCCAGTTTTTAACTAAAAAGTACGTAATGGGAAGGCCGATGGCTATGGAGACCAGCACGGTCTTTATAAAATCTTTGGACAGTAAAATCATTAGGTTCGTGGTACTGGCTCCGATCACCTTGCGAATACCGATCTCCTTCGTTCGCTTGGAAACGGTAAACGTAGCCAGACCGAACAGACCTAAACAGGAAATCAGGATGGCAAAACCCGTCAGGGCACCAAATACCTGCTGAAAGCGCTCATCGGCTTTATACTGTTTGTCGTACTCACTGTCCATGAAGAAGTAGCTAAACGGTGAATAAGGGAAGTTAGCCTTGTACACATTTTTCAGCGTGGCGAGTTGTTCGCTGGCATTGCCGCCCGCAAACTTTACGCTGGCAAACGAATCGAATTTGGGCGAATACATGTGTATGATTGGGATGTAGGCCGCCTTCGGTGATTCGTAGTGGTAATTGTTGACAACTCCCCGAATCGTTGCCTTATTCCCCCAAAGGTCTACCCGTTTGCCAATAGCCTCTTCAGGCGTAGGAATGCCCCAAAGCCGGATTGTTTCCTCATTGACAATAAGTTGTCGGTTCGTTGTGTCCGAAAAACCGGGTCGGGTTGTTAGATCGAAGTTTTTGCCCGCCAATAGTTTAAGACCCATCAGGTCGATAAACGACGTGTCGATCCGGGTCAGGTAATAATTATAGGAGGTTTTCTTGGCAGCATCCGACAAATTAATCCCCGTCGTCGTACCCATTTGTGAAGATGCCAAGCCTGGTACTGTACTCGAAAGTGATACCGCCTTTACCTGCGACTGGTTGAGCAGCATCTGTCGGAACCTACTATAATCCTGTTGACTATCGATTCCTACCGGAGCTTTCACCACCAGGGTATGGTCAATGTTTATCCCTAAGTTTTGATCTCGCAGAAAATTCACCTGCCAATACACCGCGAATGTTTGCACCAGCAGAATTAAGGTAATCGTAAACTGAAAAACCACGAGCGATTTTCGTAGCAATAGCCCTTTGGTAGATCGTGAGAAACTGCCCTTGAGTACCGTAACCGGATCGAAGGAGGACAGCACGAAAGCCGGATAAAATCCTGACAACAGCGTACTCAGCAACAGAAACGCACCAAGGCTTTCCCAGAAAAATATATCGCCGAATACCGTAAAGCCTTCAGGCAACCCCGACACTTCAACAAACAGGGGCTGTAGGGTCATGACCAGCCCTACCGCCAATATTCCGGCAACGATATTGATCAGAACGGTTTCTGTGAAAATCTGCGCTTTTATCTGTCTCTGGGTGGAACCAATCACCTTTCTCATACCAATTTCCCGTGCTCGGTCAAGGGCCTTAGAGGTGGTCAGATTTACGT
Proteins encoded in this region:
- a CDS encoding FtsX-like permease family protein is translated as MLANYLKIALRIIRKDTTFSLINVVGLASGLAVALLIIQYVRFELSYEQSNPRANQLVRLTIDYMNGGTVDAQDAENYPPIGPKAKQEMSEVIDYTRVYDVVKPNPTIQIGTNYFLLDKIYAVDPSFFSLFNYPLLQGNRNGLFTKPRQAVLTEKTALTYFKKLDVVGKTLKIPKSNGSILVDIVGVVPNSPANTHLKFDMLLSYPTMLSDFGEWEDNWNNNNTYTYVQLAPNTKYEGFTKSLAAFSDRLIRDKKIVNDRVIGQKVGDIHLHSHKTFEPEPNGEARSVYFLLGVAFLVLLSAFVNYVNLTTSKALDRAREIGMRKVIGSTQRQIKAQIFTETVLINIVAGILAVGLVMTLQPLFVEVSGLPEGFTVFGDIFFWESLGAFLLLSTLLSGFYPAFVLSSFDPVTVLKGSFSRSTKGLLLRKSLVVFQFTITLILLVQTFAVYWQVNFLRDQNLGINIDHTLVVKAPVGIDSQQDYSRFRQMLLNQSQVKAVSLSSTVPGLASSQMGTTTGINLSDAAKKTSYNYYLTRIDTSFIDLMGLKLLAGKNFDLTTRPGFSDTTNRQLIVNEETIRLWGIPTPEEAIGKRVDLWGNKATIRGVVNNYHYESPKAAYIPIIHMYSPKFDSFASVKFAGGNASEQLATLKNVYKANFPYSPFSYFFMDSEYDKQYKADERFQQVFGALTGFAILISCLGLFGLATFTVSKRTKEIGIRKVIGASTTNLMILLSKDFIKTVLVSIAIGLPITYFLVKNWLANYAARIELSWWLFAVPALLVLCLVLVSIGSKTIATALMNPVKSLKTE